The Anabaena sp. PCC 7108 region TAAAGTAACTCCCATTTGCACAAATGATTCCAAGACTTCACCAGAATCTTGAGGAACAAAAGTGGCAAAAAATGCGTATTTACCCGTTTTATCTTGAATTTGTTGTGCTGCTTGCGCTATTTCTGCATAAGTTGCAGGTGGTTTCTTGATACCTGCTTGTTTTAATAAATCAGTGTTATAAATAGTTAACCTCGTTGTGAGGTACCAAGGAATCCCAAAAGTCTTACCATTAAGGCTACTAGCTTGCCAAATATTGGGCAAATAGGAGGAACGAACCTCTTTTGGGACTTTTGCATCCAAATCTAACCAAGCATTTCGTCCAGCAAGTTGGGAGGCAAAATCTGGATTAAGGTTGACAACATCTGGTGGCGTTTTTGCGGAGACAGCTGTTAAAATCTTGTTCTCCATTGCCGACCAAGGCACATCCACCCATTTTACTTTGATACTGGGGTTTTGCGATTCAAAAGTCGTAATTAGACTTTGGAAGTAATTTGTAAATTGAGGTTGGAGTTGCATAGTCCAAAACTCAATGGTTGCTGCTTCTGGAGTCGCTGGTTTTGTAGCTGTATTAACACTACTTGTGCTACAACTTACTACCCAACTGCTCAGTAAGCCAATTAATGCCCAAACCGTCATTTGTGAGAATTTTCGTAATTGAATCATCGTGGTAATATTTTTACGATTGAAAAGGGTGAAAAGCTGATGGAGAAATGTCGAGATTATAGGCTATATAGATTACTTAGTACTAAATTAGTTTTGAATAGGATTTAAATTTTTCATTTAGCAATGTAGCAGGTAAAACTGTGGTGAAAGTCTTAAATAGTTTCGGTAGTCTCAATAAAATCGGTAAAATCGGTAATCTCGGTAGTCTCTTTGGCAAATCTAATAAAGGAGTTGGTATCGAGCTTGCACCAGAACGCATGAACATAGTTCAGCTACGCAAGCAACGCCAAGGCTTAAAGATAGAGACGTTAACAACAGTTCCAGTACCAGAGGGAATAATTACCGACGGTCAAATTAACGATTCCCCAAGAATGGCGGAACTAATTCAGCAAGTAATGGCTGAAAGTAAAATCAAGGCTTCTCGCGTTGCTACTTGTGTACCAGGACGAGATGCTATTGTACGTGTTATCCCTGTGCCAGCAGAATTGGATAATAAAGAGTTACGGGAGATGGTACTCAACCATGAAGCAGCTTTGTATTTGCCCTACCCAAGAGAAGAAGCTGACGTAGATTATCAGAAACTTGGGTACTTTGTAGATGAGGATGGAATTGAAAAAGTACAAGTGCTGTTGGTTGCCACTCGTAAAGAAGTTACAGATACCTATGTTAATACATTTGCAGAAGCAGGATTAAAAATTGATGTTTTAGAAATTAACAGTTTTGCGCTCATTCGGACTATTCGTGACCAGTTGCGGCTGTTTGGACCCCAAGAAGCAGCAGTTTTAGTTGATATTGAATTTGACAGTACAGAAATCGCCATCATCATCAATGGTGTACCGCAATTTTCGCGCACTGTACCAATAGGAACATATCAACTACAATCGGCTCTATCAAGGGCAATGAATTTACCCACATCACGAGATATGGATATGTTGATGGGAATGACTATTCCAGCCAATTCTAATGATGCTGGAAGAACCGGGACTACTGGAGTTAATCCGGGAATGGGTCCCATGCTGAAAGTACTGGGAGAATTATCAGATGAACTGCGCCGTTCTATTGATTTTTACATTAATCAAAGTGAAGGTTTAGAAGTAGCGCAGATTTTACTAGCTGGAACAGGGGGGGGACTCCAACAGTTAGATGAGTTCTTTACCCAAAGGTTAGGTTTTCCCACAACCCAAATAGATCCTATCAGGGATTTAGCCTTAGAAGTAGAAGCAGAAAAATACCCATCAGTGCAACGCCCAGGT contains the following coding sequences:
- a CDS encoding sugar ABC transporter substrate-binding protein; the encoded protein is MIQLRKFSQMTVWALIGLLSSWVVSCSTSSVNTATKPATPEAATIEFWTMQLQPQFTNYFQSLITTFESQNPSIKVKWVDVPWSAMENKILTAVSAKTPPDVVNLNPDFASQLAGRNAWLDLDAKVPKEVRSSYLPNIWQASSLNGKTFGIPWYLTTRLTIYNTDLLKQAGIKKPPATYAEIAQAAQQIQDKTGKYAFFATFVPQDSGEVLESFVQMGVTLINAEGKAGFNSPQGKAAFQYWVDLYKKKLLPKESLTQGHRHAIDLYQSGETAFLASGPEFLKTISNNAPKIAQASAIAPQITGDTGKKNVAVMNIVIPRATKNPDAAVKFALFVTNDENQLTFAKAANVLPSTIKSLADSYFKEVPNNASTVEKGRIISAQQMQQAEVLTPKIKDFKLLQKTIYENLQAAMLGEKTVDKAVEDAAQQWDNR
- the pilM gene encoding type IV pilus assembly protein PilM — encoded protein: MKVLNSFGSLNKIGKIGNLGSLFGKSNKGVGIELAPERMNIVQLRKQRQGLKIETLTTVPVPEGIITDGQINDSPRMAELIQQVMAESKIKASRVATCVPGRDAIVRVIPVPAELDNKELREMVLNHEAALYLPYPREEADVDYQKLGYFVDEDGIEKVQVLLVATRKEVTDTYVNTFAEAGLKIDVLEINSFALIRTIRDQLRLFGPQEAAVLVDIEFDSTEIAIIINGVPQFSRTVPIGTYQLQSALSRAMNLPTSRDMDMLMGMTIPANSNDAGRTGTTGVNPGMGPMLKVLGELSDELRRSIDFYINQSEGLEVAQILLAGTGGGLQQLDEFFTQRLGFPTTQIDPIRDLALEVEAEKYPSVQRPGLGIVLGLGMREV